The following are from one region of the Ruficoccus sp. ZRK36 genome:
- a CDS encoding TrbI/VirB10 family protein encodes MLSFIKSPLGNAVVLITLVGSIAAVVVLDSIEEGRAEADFNEPQGETYNYKPEVYKRDIPRFRMPGAVVQSITDEKPEPTEEKTATKPESVVSRPFLARQEESKEEPEPELPLNLFAGKPPENQPTLSADYAPYGRLVPCELTITVESNAINTPIIGLVTDDVVHAGKVIIPAGAEVHGRASESRSRDRIAATGTWNFVWRTQDRLNGTELAVQGIALDREYNFNTGQWGLRDGSAGLKGYLIESDSWNEIKLFASTFLAAATQGLKEYDNFITDTGSSIQIAESSAGNAALDGASAVMVEYAEQIRETIQRDGYYIRVPTGKQFYVYVTQTIDAREGTRGNVSNKDIWKKEDNANEG; translated from the coding sequence ATGCTATCATTTATCAAATCACCACTCGGCAACGCCGTCGTTCTAATAACCCTTGTTGGCTCCATTGCCGCCGTGGTTGTGCTCGACTCCATCGAAGAAGGGCGAGCCGAGGCTGACTTTAACGAGCCCCAAGGCGAAACCTACAATTACAAGCCGGAGGTGTACAAGCGGGACATCCCGCGCTTCAGAATGCCCGGCGCCGTTGTTCAATCCATCACGGACGAGAAGCCCGAGCCAACGGAAGAAAAGACTGCGACTAAACCAGAGTCAGTTGTATCCCGGCCATTCTTGGCGCGTCAAGAGGAGTCCAAGGAAGAGCCCGAACCGGAATTGCCGCTGAATCTCTTTGCGGGCAAACCGCCCGAGAATCAACCAACGCTTTCCGCCGATTACGCGCCGTATGGCCGCCTCGTTCCATGCGAGCTTACTATCACCGTTGAGAGTAATGCGATCAATACGCCGATCATTGGCCTTGTCACCGATGACGTGGTCCATGCCGGTAAAGTCATAATACCGGCGGGGGCCGAAGTTCATGGTCGCGCCAGCGAAAGCCGCAGCCGTGACCGTATTGCCGCCACCGGCACATGGAATTTCGTCTGGCGCACACAGGACCGTCTCAACGGCACGGAGCTAGCCGTGCAGGGCATTGCGCTAGACCGCGAATACAATTTCAACACCGGGCAGTGGGGGTTGCGGGATGGCTCCGCAGGCTTGAAAGGCTACCTCATCGAAAGCGATAGTTGGAACGAGATTAAACTGTTCGCTTCGACCTTTCTAGCCGCCGCTACGCAGGGCCTCAAAGAATACGACAACTTTATCACTGATACCGGTTCGAGTATCCAAATTGCCGAAAGCTCTGCCGGGAATGCCGCCTTGGACGGCGCCAGCGCCGTCATGGTCGAGTATGCCGAGCAGATTCGGGAAACGATTCAACGCGACGGCTACTACATTCGCGTGCCCACCGGGAAGCAGTTTTACGTCTATGTCACCCAAACCATCGACGCCCGCGAAGGTACGCGGGGCAACGTCAGCAACAAGGACATTTGGAAAAAGGAGGATAACGCAAATGAAGGATAA
- the merA gene encoding mercury(II) reductase has protein sequence MTDCCKTNHNCASEPAQKLPADPGHLGIIGGGSAAFAATTRAAERGWRVTIINDGLPIGGTCVNVGCVPSKSLIRAAETHYRNKHHPFDGIKSRSEVADFGALTRQTHALVETLRQEKYLDVVKDLPEVKIIEGRAKFLSPQEVEVAGETLIADRVIIATGARTHVPEIPGLAEIDYLITDTAFELAAAPKSLLVLGGRYIALECAQMFARLGVKTTVLQRSDRILPTESAELTDALTGYLCGEGLNIQTGVNVLSVRPGGEGVEIEASIEGKRQIFTAERVLLATGRTPNTDGLNLKAAGVALDHNGFIEVDAHQQTSTPGIYGAGDVVGDPMFVYTAAYEGALAAENACAVSGSNPRERDYNPLPWVVFTDPQVAGVGMDLQQAKATGHDAETITLPMSKVPRALAARDTRGFLQLIRDRRTDRILGARVLAHEGSELMMEISLALRHEMTAGELASMFHPYLTLSEAVKLAALSFGKDVDKLSCCAT, from the coding sequence ATGACCGATTGCTGTAAAACAAACCACAACTGCGCATCAGAACCCGCTCAAAAACTTCCTGCCGATCCAGGCCACCTGGGCATTATTGGCGGCGGTTCAGCTGCCTTCGCGGCCACAACCCGCGCCGCCGAGCGCGGCTGGCGGGTGACCATTATCAACGACGGACTCCCTATTGGCGGCACCTGTGTAAACGTCGGCTGCGTGCCTTCCAAGTCGCTCATTCGTGCTGCGGAGACGCATTATCGCAACAAACATCATCCTTTTGACGGAATTAAGTCGCGCAGTGAGGTAGCCGACTTTGGAGCGCTTACGCGGCAGACCCATGCACTGGTCGAAACGCTCCGACAGGAAAAATACCTCGACGTCGTTAAAGACCTGCCCGAGGTCAAGATCATCGAAGGACGTGCCAAATTTCTTTCACCTCAGGAGGTCGAAGTCGCCGGAGAAACTTTGATTGCCGACCGGGTGATCATTGCCACCGGTGCGCGCACGCATGTTCCCGAAATTCCGGGACTTGCCGAGATAGATTATCTTATCACGGACACCGCTTTCGAACTCGCCGCTGCGCCTAAGTCGCTGCTCGTCCTCGGAGGGCGCTACATCGCACTTGAGTGCGCCCAGATGTTTGCGCGGCTGGGTGTAAAAACCACCGTCCTGCAGCGCTCCGACCGCATTCTGCCTACCGAAAGCGCCGAACTAACCGATGCCCTTACCGGGTATCTTTGTGGCGAAGGACTCAATATCCAAACCGGCGTGAACGTCCTCTCCGTGCGCCCCGGAGGCGAAGGGGTCGAGATTGAGGCAAGTATAGAAGGCAAACGTCAGATTTTCACCGCTGAACGCGTTCTGTTAGCCACTGGACGCACGCCTAATACCGACGGACTGAACCTGAAAGCAGCCGGTGTCGCTCTCGATCATAATGGCTTCATCGAAGTGGATGCGCACCAGCAAACCAGCACCCCTGGCATCTATGGGGCGGGCGATGTGGTGGGCGATCCTATGTTCGTTTACACCGCTGCTTACGAAGGCGCACTAGCTGCCGAAAACGCCTGTGCTGTAAGTGGCTCGAACCCGCGTGAACGTGATTACAATCCGCTACCTTGGGTCGTCTTCACGGATCCGCAAGTGGCCGGGGTCGGGATGGATCTACAACAAGCGAAAGCCACTGGCCACGACGCGGAAACCATCACGCTGCCCATGTCGAAAGTCCCCCGGGCACTCGCCGCCCGCGACACTCGTGGCTTCCTCCAACTAATCCGTGACCGCCGGACTGACCGCATCCTTGGCGCCCGCGTCCTTGCGCACGAGGGCTCTGAACTGATGATGGAAATCAGCCTCGCCCTCCGCCACGAGATGACTGCGGGAGAGTTGGCCTCCATGTTCCACCCTTACCTCACTCTCAGCGAAGCGGTGAAGCTGGCGGCCCTGTCCTTCGGCAAGGATGTGGACAAACTCAGCTGCTGCGCTACATGA
- a CDS encoding heavy metal-associated domain-containing protein, producing MDIKEFKKEQTALVKTKSSTSLGGALLAAGAAAICCVGPLIPILLGLGSATALFGLDRYKPWFIGLGLLILALASWFAVRKQNRCCAGKSKARNVKTVATIFCTGIGAYLLLQFAVVPALSSIASSKVAADHENANQIADGQDVKLKIDGMTCAGCAVGVESAFLEIPGVSTAKVDWKTGHATVRIDAEKIQPADLFKAKVEPQYTVQLFDKTDKQ from the coding sequence ATGGACATTAAAGAGTTTAAAAAAGAACAAACTGCTTTAGTTAAAACGAAGTCGAGCACGAGTCTGGGTGGTGCCCTCTTGGCCGCTGGAGCGGCGGCGATCTGTTGTGTAGGGCCACTTATACCCATTCTCCTTGGTCTTGGAAGCGCGACCGCCTTGTTTGGGTTAGACCGCTACAAACCGTGGTTCATTGGGCTGGGCTTGCTCATTCTCGCGCTCGCTTCGTGGTTTGCCGTGCGCAAGCAGAACCGCTGCTGTGCGGGAAAAAGCAAGGCCCGTAACGTGAAAACCGTGGCTACCATCTTCTGCACCGGAATCGGAGCCTACCTGTTGTTGCAATTTGCCGTTGTCCCGGCCCTTTCCTCGATTGCGTCGTCAAAAGTCGCCGCCGACCACGAAAACGCGAATCAGATTGCGGACGGACAGGACGTGAAGCTCAAGATTGATGGCATGACCTGCGCGGGTTGCGCTGTTGGCGTGGAGTCCGCATTCCTGGAAATCCCAGGTGTATCTACAGCCAAGGTCGACTGGAAAACCGGGCACGCCACCGTGCGCATCGACGCCGAAAAAATCCAGCCCGCCGACCTCTTTAAAGCCAAAGTCGAACCCCAATACACCGTCCAATTGTTCGACAAAACCGACAAACAATAG
- a CDS encoding MerR family transcriptional regulator, producing the protein MIIGELAKKVGVNPQTLRYYERKGLLPEPWRVGSGRYRMYGSEHEARLRFIFRAKELGFSLKEIEMLISLQDAPVAICDEMKAQAEAKVADIDRKIRDLRSLRRVLAKQIEGCTKTGTSKNCPMLAALED; encoded by the coding sequence ATGATAATCGGCGAACTGGCAAAAAAAGTGGGTGTTAACCCACAAACGCTCCGCTACTACGAGCGTAAGGGTCTATTGCCCGAGCCCTGGCGGGTCGGCTCCGGTCGCTATCGCATGTATGGCTCGGAACACGAAGCGCGACTACGCTTCATTTTCCGAGCCAAAGAATTAGGGTTTTCGTTGAAAGAGATCGAAATGCTGATCTCCCTGCAGGATGCTCCCGTAGCTATCTGCGACGAAATGAAGGCGCAGGCGGAAGCCAAAGTTGCCGATATCGACCGGAAAATTCGCGATCTGCGCAGCCTGCGCCGAGTCCTCGCTAAACAAATCGAGGGCTGCACAAAAACTGGCACCTCGAAGAACTGCCCGATGCTGGCGGCTCTGGAGGATTGA
- a CDS encoding DUF3347 domain-containing protein, with translation MKIKMKTSILTLGLALGLGSLAYLQANTTQEGSADTQAVQAVALPENQAKALFEPYEAIAAALVEDDLESAKVAAKQLSKRATKAEQTTLAEQAETLAGALDLESARKAFLPLSRNAIKLLGQSEGMFVMTCPMVEGGRWLQDNKKVANPYMGQRMPACGMPEKTSETSTTVPLSCCKS, from the coding sequence ATGAAAATAAAAATGAAAACATCCATCCTTACCCTCGGCCTCGCACTCGGTTTGGGAAGCCTCGCTTATCTCCAAGCCAACACCACACAGGAGGGCTCTGCCGATACCCAAGCTGTTCAGGCAGTCGCGCTTCCCGAGAATCAGGCCAAAGCACTGTTTGAGCCTTATGAAGCCATTGCCGCAGCTCTCGTCGAGGACGATCTCGAATCGGCCAAGGTTGCCGCAAAGCAACTAAGCAAGCGTGCCACCAAGGCCGAGCAGACGACACTCGCCGAACAAGCTGAAACACTCGCCGGGGCGCTCGACCTCGAAAGTGCCCGTAAGGCCTTTCTGCCGCTTAGTCGCAACGCCATCAAGCTGCTCGGCCAATCCGAGGGCATGTTCGTCATGACCTGTCCTATGGTCGAAGGCGGTCGCTGGCTTCAAGATAACAAAAAAGTAGCCAACCCCTACATGGGGCAGCGCATGCCCGCGTGTGGGATGCCGGAGAAGACCTCTGAAACCAGCACCACCGTGCCCCTGAGCTGCTGTAAGTCCTAA
- a CDS encoding FixH family protein: MRQRIAQAKAAWIRLASFDEQLGILDQQLALLHDALTTLEWRVDPPGLRKGENAIALVASDPASGSPLPLEAVDLVLSMDMPGMDMRNQAQSEPASATTGTHTGTLTVDMEGEWIARLTGTANGEPFESVTTVNVKP, encoded by the coding sequence GTGCGTCAACGTATCGCGCAAGCCAAGGCGGCGTGGATACGACTGGCGTCATTTGACGAGCAGCTCGGAATCCTCGACCAACAGCTCGCTTTACTCCATGATGCACTGACAACACTCGAGTGGCGGGTCGACCCACCCGGCTTGCGCAAGGGCGAGAACGCCATTGCGCTCGTCGCCTCGGATCCGGCAAGCGGATCACCCCTGCCCCTCGAAGCAGTCGATCTCGTCCTCTCCATGGACATGCCCGGTATGGACATGCGCAACCAGGCGCAATCGGAACCCGCCAGCGCGACGACCGGCACCCACACTGGTACCCTGACCGTCGATATGGAAGGCGAGTGGATCGCCCGCCTAACCGGAACCGCAAACGGCGAGCCCTTTGAATCCGTTACCACCGTCAACGTAAAACCATGA